A stretch of Komagataella phaffii GS115 chromosome 2, complete sequence DNA encodes these proteins:
- a CDS encoding Putative magnesium transporter, with protein MSKHDDSGSERDALIREDEVVDAMGMVHDDSSQPQSHLADYVVDHTIHKHQRRKKSLARRYSMGPNRPSTARTQSASSSGSPSQTTRPSFAEKWVKRHSVASIPPPQFHHERQNYGSVAGIDANGSARIDLDLLNTRKESHNSIFEESDEPFEFSDSNPSSRRSSTGSSLNDVCFPVEALDEQGQQKVWPDIQVLEDFAKEESLTDINANEEQSFKAPDNTDVGFQYPIVTSIDTGAVPSPQLLRRLGSSRVDETEPINGRLRPPKVNPWKQRKSSTSLQNFPHKDSRVLFEQYRFTYFREDLESTVHSLSISGLVQEENMSFDGLFNSATYMKKFRAANSKPPSVNNLNISKSATPIPNSDSGADADTDSRIIPFWLDVLNPTEEEMKVISKAFGIHPLTTEDIFLGETREKVELFKEYYFVCFRSFDIVQERYKRRKAAANSKISRPRSYNEVSEENTGVAGVINRLFHKNHGYVELADNRSIVSESTSSLSSTNTNISYRTKKIKERKNKQKGGYRHKPKEGELEPLNMYICVFKDAVISFHFAATPHPVNVRRRARLLRDYLTVTSDWISYALIDDITDAFAPMIESIEDEVNEIEDAILSLHSLINDSSSSDEDDSDLENLTSRSETKTLSSKLSGSSNSTSSNIVGWKRKGDMLRRIGECRKRVMSLLRLLGSKADVIKGFAKRCNEKWDVAPRSEIGMYLGDIQDHIVTMVQALNHYEKLLARSHSNYLAQINIDMTKVNNDMNDVLGKITILGTVVLPMNIVTGLWGMNCIVPGQDYDGLAWFWGITLGMFSFATCLYLYAKRATGI; from the coding sequence ATGTCCAAACACGATGATTCAGGCTCCGAAAGGGATGCCTTAATCAGGGAAGACGAAGTAGTGGATGCGATGGGCATGGTACACGATGACTCTTCGCAGCCGCAAAGTCACTTGGCAGATTACGTTGTTGACCATACCATTCATAAACACCAAAGGCGCAAGAAATCACTTGCACGGCGGTATAGCATGGGACCTAATCGTCCATCAACCGCTCGCACACAGTCGGCTTCCTCAAGTGGGTCTCCTAGTCAAACTACTAGGCCCAGTTTTGCAGAAAAATGGGTAAAAAGACACTCCGTAGCAAGCATCCCCCCACCCCAGTTCCACCACGAAAGACAGAACTATGGATCAGTTGCCGGTATTGACGCTAACGGCAGTGCTAGGATTGATCTGGATTTACTGAACACTAGAAAGGAGTCGCACAACtcaatatttgaagaaagtgatgaGCCATTTGAGTTCAGTGATTCTAATCCTTCCTCTCGAAGATCTTCTACTGGatcatctttgaatgacGTTTGCTTCCCGGTAGAAGCTTTGGATGAGCAAGGTCAGCAAAAAGTTTGGCCGGATATCCAGGTGTTGGAAGACTTTGCCAAAGAGGAGTCACTAACTGATATAAACGCAAACGAGGAACAGAGTTTCAAGGCTCCTGATAATACTGATGTTGGATTTCAATATCCTATAGTTACATCGATCGATACGGGTGCTGTACCTTCCCCGCAACTGCTTCGAAGATTGGGATCGTCTCGTGTTGATGAAACGGAACCTATCAATGGAAGGCTGAGACCCCCCAAAGTGAATCCCTGGAAACAACGCAAGTCAAGTACCTCTCTACAAAATTTTCCCCATAAAGACTCTCGGGTTCTATTTGAACAATACAGATTCACGTACTTTCGGgaagatttggaatcaaCAGTCCATTCTTTATCGATCTCTGGTTTGGTTCAGGAGGAGAACATGTCTTTTGATGGCTTATTCAATTCTGCAACTTATATGAAGAAATTTCGGGCCGCTAATTCCAAGCCACCATCAGTGAATAACCTCAATATCTCAAAGTCTGCGACTCCAATCCCAAATAGTGATTCTGGTGCCGATGCAGATACCGATAGCAGAATCATTCCCTTCTGGCTGGATGTTCTTAATCCGACCGAAGAGGAAATGAAGGTGATTTCCAAAGCATTCGGTATTCATCCTCTAACAACAGAAGACATATTTCTTGGTGAAACAAGAGAGAAGGTTGAATTATTCAAAGAGTATTATTTTGTCTGTTTTAGATCCTTTGACATTGTTCAGGAACGTTATAAGAGGCGTAAAGCAGCTGCAAACTCCAAGATTTCCCGTCCTAGAAGTTATAATGAAGTTAGTGAAGAGAACACGGGCGTCGCTGGAGTAATCAATAGACTATTTCACAAGAATCATGGCTACGTGGAATTGGCGGACAACAGATCAATTGTTTCTGAGAGTACGAGTTCATTATCATCTACCAATACCAATATCAGTTACAGAACCAAAAAGATAAAAGAACGTaaaaacaaacaaaaaggAGGTTACCGACATAAACccaaagaaggagaacTCGAACCACTAAACATGTATATCtgtgttttcaaagatgcAGTAATTAGCTTCCATTTTGCAGCTACCCCACACCCTGTCAACGTCAGAAGACGAGCCCGTTTATTGAGAGATTACCTGACCGTAACATCAGATTGGATTAGTTACGCCTTGATCGATGACATCACCGATGCCTTCGCTCCAATGATTGAGAGCATTGAGGATGAGGTCAATGAGATAGAAGATGCTATTCTTTCGCTGCATTCCTTGATCAATGACAGTTCTTCCTCGGACGAAGATGATTCTGATCTTGAAAACCTCACCTCCAGATCAGAGACAAAGactttatcttcaaagctgTCAGGTTCTTCTAACTCTACTAGCTCTAATATAGTGGGGTGGAAGCGCAAGGGTGATATGTTGCGGAGAATTGGAGAGTGTCGTAAAAGAGTCATGTCACTGCTGCGACTTTTGGGAAGTAAAGCCGATGTAATCAAGGGGTTTGCTAAGAGATGCAACGAGAAGTGGGATGTTGCTCCCAGATCCGAAATTGGAATGTACTTAGGAGATATCCAAGATCATATTGTTACTATGGTCCAAGCTTTGAATCACTACGAGAAGTTACTAGCAAGATCACACTCGAACTACTTGGCTCAAATCAACATCGATATGACCAAAGTGAACAATGACATGAACGATGTGTTGGGAAAAATTACCATCCTAGGTACTGTTGTCCTTCCAATGAATATAGTTACTGGTTTGTGGGGAATGAATTGTATTGTTCCCGGTCAGGATTATGATGGACTTGCATGGTTTTGGGGAATTACGTTGGGAATGTTTTCATTTGCCACGTGCTTATATCTCTATGCTAAGAGGGCTACAGGTATATAG
- a CDS encoding Bud neck-localized, SH3 domain-containing protein required for cytokinesis, which translates to MPVPTDGTYANNFWGKNDHGSQIVIDQLNKSRKSCEELYSYYKEKIQLEEEYSRKLGSLSKKYLGSEEFGSLKDALHTLTLESRQIAASHLAEADQISTQVSGPLETFISSWNAKRKPIELNLEKICKYRSVVTQKLEHSKKKYLADCQKLQGYQSQKMLADGRELEKLEAKIPKLKVNLNHHRRQYYEYVKELTELNEMWIREWGLASVTLQQLEEERIKFMKSNIWTFANVISTTCLSDDSSAENVRVSLEKCESKQVIQEFVDLKATGSTIYSSPRFIEFYHNEQEEELKILATSNINILNPMDTLPLSDSYSKRNIVNPSDPTLEDQNRAAFEDRHNDNMKQYKTRPESLSLSGNVRLDPPSSPTLLSSSPPNTEFTTTESGIFSSSTTPTTYSKSSQKSWNSPTRRRSRLMYQRLEAQKNSKHSETPAVNSSHQYSHQFPQYDHSKQTKPLAENSQKGPPQLQQDLLKSYLEDLNLGGNGDMNKLRQSLGKSSNTSRPMSMHLDSHSIKSQTPLEKRPSYRRSKSATTLNQFIGVNGLPEISSSGHQVLKYSRALYSYRADVAGEVSFQKKDIMLVLNMQPDGWWMVELLRTGDVGLAPSNYLTDLQ; encoded by the coding sequence ATGCCCGTTCCCACCGATGGAACATACGCCAATAACTTTTGGGGCAAAAATGATCACGGAAGCCAAATTGTCATCGACCAACTAAACAAATCCAGAAAATCGTGCGAAGAGCTGTACAGTTactacaaagaaaaaatccaGTTGGAGGAAGAGTACTCTCGTAAGCTTGGATCGTTGAGCAAAAAGTACCTAGGTTCAGAGGAGTTCGGATCGTTGAAAGATGCCCTCCATACGTTGACGTTAGAGAGCCGACAAATAGCTGCAAGTCATCTGGCCGAGGCTGACCAGATATCCACTCAGGTTTCTGGGCCCTTGGAAACTTTCATCTCTTCCTGGAACGCCAAAAGGAAGCCAATTGAGttgaatttggaaaaaatatgCAAGTATCGATCTGTTGTCACTCAAAAACTGGAGcattccaagaaaaaatatcTTGCAGACTGTCAAAAACTTCAGGGTTACCAATCTCAGAAAATGCTAGCTGATGGACGGGAACTGGAGAAACTAGAAGcaaaaattccaaaactgAAAGTCAACCTTAATCATCATAGACGCCAGTACTATGAGTATGTTAAGGAGCTCACAGAGTTGAATGAAATGTGGATTAGGGAATGGGGCCTAGCGTCAGTTACTTTACAAcaactggaagaagaacGTATCAAGTTCATGAAGTCAAACATCTGGACTTTTGCAAACGTTATTTCAACTACATGTCTTTCAGATGATTCCTCAGCAGAAAATGTGAGAGTatctcttgaaaaatgtgAGTCGAAACAAGTAATTCAAGAATTTGTGGATCTCAAAGCAACGGGGTCAACAATCTACTCTTCTCCAAGGTTTATTGAGTTCTACCATAATGAGcaggaagaagaactcaaaatcttggCAACCTCCAATATTAACATTCTGAATCCAATGGATACTCTACCTCTATCAGATAGTTATTCGAAACGAAACATAGTAAACCCATCTGATCCTACCCTGGAAGACCAAAACAGAGCTGCATTTGAAGACCGCCATAATGATAACATGAAACAGTATAAAACACGGCCAGAGTCTTTAAGCTTATCAGGAAATGTCCGCTTGGACCCTCCATCGTCTCCCACACTTCTTTCCAGTTCACCACCAAATACCGAATTCACAACCACCGAGAGCGGGATCTTTTCCAGTAGTACCACACCAACCACTTACTCCAAGAGTTCTCAAAAAAGCTGGAATTCCCCAactagaagaagaagccgTTTGATGTACCAACGATTGGAAGCTCAAAAGAATAGTAAACATTCTGAAACACCAGCAGTGAACTCTTCACATCAATATTCACACCAATTCCCTCAATATGATCATTCCAAACAAACCAAGCCTCTTGCTGAGAATTCCCAAAAAGGTCCACCTCAGTTACAGCAGGACCTTTTAAAGTCGTACTTGGAAGATCTAAATCTGGGAGGAAATGGTGACATGAATAAACTGAGACAGTCATTGGGAAAAAGCTCAAATACGAGTAGGCCGATGTCAATGCATCTTGATTCACATTCAATCAAGTCACAAACCCCGTTGGAAAAGAGACCATCTTATCGTAGATCGAAGTCTGCTACAACTCTGAACCAGTTTATAGGAGTCAATGGATTGCCTGAGATTTCTAGTTCTGGTCATCAGGTACTCAAGTACTCCCGGGCTCTTTACAGTTATCGTGCCGATGTTGCCGGGGAggtttctttccaaaagaaggATATCATGCTGGTATTGAACATGCAGCCAGATGGATGGTGGATGGTTGAATTACTTCGAACAGGAGACGTCGGACTTGCACCAAGCAACTACTTGACAGACCTTCAATGA